The Faecalibacterium sp. I3-3-89 sequence CAAAAATTCCGCTGCAAGGCTGTTGGGACGGATGTTTTCTCTGGCTTCCTGTGGGGTGAACCACTTGCAGCGGTCCACTTCGTGGTTGATATGCAGCGCCTTTGCGGTTCTGACGAAAGCCGTAAAGTTGCACATCAGCGTGTTGGACGGCTCAAAAAACTTGGTACGGTTGAACCGGAGGTGCTCTACTTCCAACCCGGTTTCTTCCCGGACTTCCCGCACCACGGCGTGTTCTTCTGCCTCACCGCGGTTCACATATCCAGCCACCAGAATATAAGAGGGCTTGCCGTACTGCTGGATGAGCAGAATTTTCCCGGTCTCCTCATCCACAACAATCATGCTGACCGCCACATTGTACATCGGGAAACGGTATTGCTGGCATTTCGGGCAGTAAGGCACAATGCCCTCTTCTTCCAGTTCTTTTTCAATCAATGCCGTACCGCATTCAACGCAATGCTTCTGAATCATTTTTACACTCCAAACACTGCTTTCGTCAGCCGGATACCCGCTGCCGTTTTCATCGTATGTTCCATAAAGGTTCGGATTGCCTGCTGGTCGTACCCGCTTTCGGACGCATTGACGATATAATCTGCCTCAATCAGAATCTGATAGTCAATGCCGTTGATCTGCGCCGGACTATGGTGGTGCCCTACCAGATAGGCCACACGGTCGATCTGTTCTGCTGTCATGCCGGTATCCGCCAAGAACTCCCGCACCAGCGGGGCACCCTCCTGCTCCTGATATTTACCATTGGTGTTGCCGTACTTTTTGCGGCAGAGCGGGCAGGCGATATCGTGGGTGATGGCCGCCACCTCCAGAATAAACTGCGTGTCTGCGTCCAGCCCCTCCAGCTCACCAATGGTTTTGGCATAGGTCCACACACAGCTCAGGTGCGTGATGTCATGGATATTCCCTTCGGAAAAGGCGATCATCTTTTCCATGATCTGTGCAATGGTCATCATTTGTTTTCACTCCCGTTTTTAATACTTAAATGTTCACCTTGATAAACGCGAACTTGTCGGGGCGAGGCCCCTCCATCTTGCTGCCGCAAGACCGTTCTGTCACTTAAAAGCCCCACTGGGGCTTTCATTGTTCCGCTTCGCTCCACAAACGCGAATTTGTTATTCTCCTATGGAGGTACCGCTATCGTCTTTAAGACCACAAATCGCAACTATACCATTATTTTTATAACTCACAACGAGAATGGTATCATTTCCTATTTTCCAACATGCTGTGCCGTTTTCACTGGTATCAGGCTTCCCCCATACCTCTCTAAGCTGGTCAATATGATACCCAGGCAAAAGGTTATTAACATCGGCTTCACTCATTTCTGCGATTGCCGCCAGAGTGGGAAGATTGTCGTTGCTTTTGTGATTGTAGTATCCATAAAACCACGCCGATACACATATCGCAAGAACCAAGATGATTACAGCTATAAC is a genomic window containing:
- a CDS encoding NAD(+) diphosphatase — translated: MIQKHCVECGTALIEKELEEEGIVPYCPKCQQYRFPMYNVAVSMIVVDEETGKILLIQQYGKPSYILVAGYVNRGEAEEHAVVREVREETGLEVEHLRFNRTKFFEPSNTLMCNFTAFVRTAKALHINHEVDRCKWFTPQEARENIRPNSLAAEFLNAYLDEVGNKPMEM
- a CDS encoding HD domain-containing protein, with the protein product MMTIAQIMEKMIAFSEGNIHDITHLSCVWTYAKTIGELEGLDADTQFILEVAAITHDIACPLCRKKYGNTNGKYQEQEGAPLVREFLADTGMTAEQIDRVAYLVGHHHSPAQINGIDYQILIEADYIVNASESGYDQQAIRTFMEHTMKTAAGIRLTKAVFGV